In Scyliorhinus canicula chromosome 27, sScyCan1.1, whole genome shotgun sequence, the following proteins share a genomic window:
- the LOC119958023 gene encoding proline-rich protein 36-like — translation MGNTHSEAPVQRERDPSAQNAEVLRKDREDEKASRKPNPPGREEQQRASFSTAYSSASVAEPQRARDTNPQTGVQGNPEPANPTILDTSVKPSQGKKRKIAKARKWTSVQANSQDALAIVDKLTSDRLHSSMRAEQGSLPKATEGLASVLDFCHHEKELKRQAGPNTGNKDLLSQGAASRCAEPDTDIGTTPQRGGQGEPLDSTLHSLLPSNQSATAARRLQLTYSPQGCQGKPGPTQGQSSQAPVNGKELPNKLIKLSIIRSPPCPQVTSPGASDKARPPAFQHDDQGRPQPAKAPAPRPTMKPAHADGKHSGWGAEEGAPPSEATEPAAGESPGRQAAPTCQVNRGGALPEAALASAKNGNLPPSVPSGRLKAQSFLNKWGAHVEKDPSSAEKSQPLVDLPPFPPGAKAMAPHQEKYGAPAGISYAEALKQVPLMRISQDARCPANEAKEEAEALDPNGTKELGDVAPTQDSGSAAMKKKLPFYEQLIASLKSQTQKQKGLKPLRQTLTQEELSQSKPGKNGGTLEAPAVLRVSPEPLLLPGSQTQTPAGSPQPPQLPSPASFQFEAPDHSARTKADPKFVQWFQQQQQQPIFQFQSKLGPRPGPQEQAGAAASLSLGPVFQAASDPQLPVPGCGTVPQHHTSVQLPSQSWLNQQIEAQCRLQLHPQAQPWPVSMDSPPSLYASPQHNSQPARSSLASDQLPIWPRLQGQMTHLPYQQHPKPAIQTSLHLQISCNLQQQLAVAPPPPLPVPAKLEPPQQPKQLQLQNRNQSPTQGPAAPKAEPKGGPKPAAPPKMATKPPKQEQLPPRASHQTSAKPKAQAQAKGRKGQPALPSQPLPAQRQEPIKVQAAAEPAAEGLSPLQRPTGRWSAFQIDKTCTRKCHCRHREDKGTSHLPRNIANWTNSVKEPFSETPWVRTAVLAGSLVAGTKFCMDHFKANNDPG, via the coding sequence ATGGGCAACACGCATTCCGAAGCTCCCGTCCAGAGGGAACGTGATCCATCGGCGCAGAACGCAGAAGTGCTCAGGAAGGACCGAGAGGATGAGAAGGCCAGCCGGAAGCCAAACCCCCCTGGCCGGGAGGAGCAGCAAAGGGCGTCCTTCTCCACGGCCTACTCGTCCGCCTCGGTGGCAGAGCCACAGCGGGCGCGGGACACCAACCCCCAGACTGGCGTCCAAGGCAATCCGGAGCCGGCCAATCCGACCATCTTAGACACGAGCGTCAAACCCAGTCAAGGCAAGAAGAGGAAAATCGCCAAGGCGCGAAAATGGACTTCGGTGCAAGCGAACTCCCAGGATGCTTTGGCCATCGTGGACAAGCTGACGTCGGACAGGCTACATTCTTCCATGAGGGCCGAGCAGGGCAGCCTGCCCAAAGCGACTGAAGGACTAGCGTCGGTCCTTGACTTTTGCCACCATGAGAAGGAACTCAAAAGACAAGCGGGGCCAAACACTGGAAATAAGGATCTGCTGAGCCAGGGGGCGGCCAGCAGATGTGCTGAGCCAGACACTGACATTGGCACCACCCCACagcggggagggcagggggagccCCTGGACAGTACTCTCCATTCTCTCCTGCCCTCCAACCAGAGTGCGACGGCAGCCAGGAGACTCCAGCTGACCTACAGCCCTCAAGGTTGCCAAGGGAAGCCAGGACCCACCCAGGGGCAGAGCAGCCAGGCTCCCGTCAATGGGAAAGAGCTGCCCAACAAGCTGATCAAACTGAGCATCATCAggtcccctccctgcccccaggtCACCAGCCCTGGCGCCAGCGACAAAGCCAGGCCACCAGCCTTCCAGCACGATGACCAGGGGAGACCACAGCCGGCGAAGGCCCCGGCCCCCCGGCCCACCATGAAGCCGGCCCACGCTGACGGAAAGCACAGCgggtggggggcagaggagggggcgcCGCCCTCGGAGGCCACGGAACCAGCAGCAGGGGAAAGCCCAGGACGCCAGGCGGCGCCAACCTGCCAGGTCAACAGGGGAGGCGCCCTGCCTGAGGCCGCCCTCGCCAGCGCCAAGAATGGGAATCTGCCGCCCTCTGTCCCATCTGGCCGCCTGAAAGCGCAGTCATTTCTCAACAAGTGGGGCGCCCACGTGGAGAAGGACCCGAGTTCGGCCGAGAAAAGCCAGCCGCTGGTggacctgcctcccttccctcctGGTGCCAAGGCAATGGCGCCACACCAAGAGAAGTATGGCGCCCCGGCAGGTATTTCCTACGCGGAGGCGCTGAAGCAGGTGCCCTTGATGAGAATCTCCCAAGATGCCAGATGCCCAGCCAATGAGGCCAAGGAGGAAGCGGAGGCCCTTGACCCGAATGGCACCAAGGAGCTTGGCGACGTGGCGCCGACACAAGATAGCGGCTCGGCggccatgaagaagaagctgcccTTTTACGAGCAGCTGATAGCCAGTCTGAAGAGCCAAACCCAGAAGCAGAAGGGTCTGAAGCCACTGAGGCAGACCCTCACCCAGGAGGAGCTTTCACAGTCCAAGCCCGGGAAGAACGGCGGTACACTGGAGGCGCCAGCGGTTTTACGGGTTTCGCCGGAGCCTCTGCTCCTCCCCGGCTCTCAGACCCAAaccccagctgggtccccacagccCCCGCAGCTCCCCTCACCCGCCTCCTTCCAGTTTGAGGCTCCTGACCACTCAGCGAGGACAAAGGCCGACCCTAAGTTTGTCCAGTggtttcagcagcagcagcagcagccaatcTTCCAGTTCCAGAGCAAGCTGGGACCGAGGCCCGGTCCACAGGAGCAGGCCGGGGCAGCCGCCAGTCTTTCCCTCGGGCCTGTGTTCCAGGCAGCAAGCGACCCGCAGCTGCCGGTCCCTGGCTGCGGGACAGTGCCCCAGCACCACACCTCTGTCCAACTTCCCTCGCAGTCCTGGCTGAACCAACAGATTGAGGCCCAGTGTAGGCTTCAGCTGCACCCTCAGGCCCAACCttggcctgtgtccatggatTCGCCGCCTTCCTTGTACGCCTCACCTCAGCACAACAGCCAGCCCGCACGTAGCAGTTTGGCATCGGACCAGCTCCCCATTTGGCCCCGTCTTCAGGGCCAAATGACCCACCTCCCGTACCAGCAGCACCCCAAGCCGGCAATCCAAACATCGCTCCACCTCCAGATATCGTGCAACCTTCAGCAGCAGCTGGCGgtggcgcccccccctcccttgccagtCCCGGCGAAGCTGGAACCGCCTCAGCAGCCGAAGCAACTTCAGCTGCAGAATCGGAACCAGAGCCCCACCCAGGGCCCGGCAGCTCCGAAGGCCGAACCCAAAGGCGGCCCCAAACCCGCCGCCccgcccaagatggccaccaagccCCCGAAGCAAGAGCAGCTGCCGCCCAGGGCCTCGCACCAAACCTCGGCCAAGCCCAAGGCCCAGGCCCAAGCCAAGGGGCGGAAGGGCCAACCCGCTCTGCCCAGCCAGCCGCTACCGGCGCAGAGGCAGGAACCAATCAAAGTTCAGGCAGCAGCAGAGCCCGCGGCCGAGGGGCTGTCACCACTCCAGCGGCCAACGGGGCGCTGGTCGGCGTTTCAGATCGATAAAACCTGCACGAGGAAGTGTCACTGCCGACACAGGGAGGACAAGGGGACATCACACCTGCCGAGGAACATCGCCAACTG